In one window of Bizionia sp. M204 DNA:
- a CDS encoding exonuclease domain-containing protein, producing MIYTIIDVETTGQTNRITEISIFKYDGNQVIDEFTSLINPQTLIPIYITTLTGIDNAMVANAPTFEEVAQDILNITEDTVFVAHNVNFDYNVIRDEFKLLDLDFNRKKLCTVRLSRKLFPGFPSYSLGKLCKSLDINLTDRHRARGDAKATVVLFDMLLKKDETGNVFSSFLNKSSREATLPSHLPTAVFNAIPNTAGIYYFKNKVGEIIYIGKAKDLKKRVLSHFYSKTQKSLDMCRETRDIDFELAGSELLALLMEDAAIKHHYPKFNKQAKRNPKSYGIFSYQDRNGIMHLAFNPAKSCPNPIKVFYNIRECRLFLEAFCSKYELCPKYCHLQEGVAQCCHYNIKTCKGVCTNNEQPSNYNKRVQDALEIITKVEEHKVIKRKGRTSDEEAFVLIKNGVYLGYGFIDNTEQINSPADLDNFIIPQKDNLDVQQILRTHV from the coding sequence ATGATATATACCATTATAGATGTCGAAACGACTGGACAAACGAATAGAATTACCGAAATATCCATATTTAAATACGATGGAAATCAAGTAATAGATGAGTTTACATCCTTGATAAACCCGCAAACCCTAATTCCCATTTACATAACAACTTTAACTGGAATCGACAATGCCATGGTGGCTAATGCACCGACTTTTGAAGAAGTTGCTCAAGACATTCTTAACATAACTGAAGACACCGTTTTTGTTGCTCATAATGTGAATTTCGATTATAATGTAATTCGCGATGAATTCAAATTATTAGATTTAGATTTCAACCGAAAAAAATTATGCACCGTCAGATTGTCTCGGAAATTATTTCCAGGATTTCCGTCTTACAGTTTGGGTAAATTGTGTAAAAGTTTAGATATAAATTTAACCGACAGACACCGAGCAAGAGGTGATGCCAAAGCCACTGTGGTTCTATTTGATATGTTATTGAAAAAAGATGAAACAGGAAACGTTTTTAGTAGTTTTTTAAATAAATCGTCCAGAGAGGCTACACTCCCATCCCACCTACCAACAGCGGTTTTCAATGCCATTCCCAATACAGCTGGTATTTATTATTTTAAAAACAAAGTAGGAGAAATAATCTATATAGGAAAAGCCAAGGATTTAAAAAAGCGTGTGTTGAGTCACTTTTATAGTAAAACTCAAAAATCGTTGGATATGTGTCGGGAAACTAGAGATATTGACTTTGAGTTAGCTGGCAGTGAATTACTCGCACTTTTAATGGAAGACGCTGCTATTAAGCATCATTATCCGAAGTTTAATAAGCAAGCTAAACGCAATCCTAAAAGCTATGGAATCTTTAGTTATCAGGACCGGAATGGCATTATGCATTTAGCATTTAACCCTGCAAAATCCTGTCCAAACCCGATTAAGGTTTTTTATAATATTAGAGAATGTCGTTTGTTTTTAGAAGCGTTTTGCTCAAAGTATGAGTTATGCCCAAAATATTGTCATTTACAAGAAGGTGTAGCACAATGTTGCCATTATAACATTAAAACCTGCAAAGGTGTTTGTACTAATAACGAACAACCAAGTAACTACAATAAACGGGTTCAAGATGCGCTAGAAATTATAACCAAAGTTGAAGAACATAAAGTTATAAAGCGAAAAGGTAGAACATCTGACGAGGAAGCATTTGTTTTAATTAAAAACGGAGTTTATTTAGGATATGGGTTTATTGATAATACTGAACAAATAAACTCTCCTGCAGATTTAGATAATTTCATAATTCCCCAGAAAGACAATTTGGATGTTCAGCAAATCTTGAGAACACACGTATAA
- a CDS encoding LexA family transcriptional regulator: MKKITKNIRHLRHLKGLTQEVFADDLKITRSRISSYEEGRSTPSIDMLIELSNYFKIPVDILIKNDLTKSKDTSFIDIGNTRVLFPITVDDDNENLIEVVPIKASAGYLSGYDDPEYIEQLQKIKLPFLPSGKHRAFPIKGDSMLPLKEGSYVVGKFVEDRRDISSNRTYVLLTLNDGMVYKRVINNIKETNSLLLVSDNPLYKPYEIPIDEVLELWEFTCSINTQEYDQEELKISSIMTMFNNLGVELKLLEKHLK, from the coding sequence ATGAAAAAGATTACTAAAAATATTCGTCATCTTCGGCATCTCAAGGGGTTAACGCAAGAAGTATTTGCGGACGACTTAAAAATTACACGTTCTCGAATTAGTTCGTATGAAGAAGGTCGCTCTACGCCATCTATTGACATGCTTATTGAATTGTCAAATTACTTTAAAATTCCTGTGGATATTCTAATAAAAAACGATTTAACCAAGTCTAAAGACACCTCCTTTATTGACATTGGAAACACCCGTGTTTTATTTCCCATAACGGTTGATGATGACAATGAAAATTTAATTGAAGTGGTTCCCATTAAAGCTTCTGCTGGTTATTTATCCGGTTATGATGACCCCGAATATATAGAGCAATTACAGAAAATTAAATTGCCATTTTTACCATCGGGAAAACACCGTGCGTTTCCTATTAAGGGAGATTCTATGTTGCCTTTAAAAGAAGGCTCTTATGTGGTTGGTAAATTTGTTGAAGATAGGCGTGATATTTCAAGCAACCGAACCTATGTTTTATTAACGCTAAACGACGGTATGGTTTACAAGCGCGTTATTAACAACATTAAAGAAACAAATAGTTTACTGTTGGTTTCAGATAATCCACTCTACAAACCTTATGAAATACCTATAGATGAAGTGTTGGAGCTATGGGAATTTACATGCAGTATTAACACCCAAGAATACGATCAAGAAGAATTAAAAATCAGCAGTATTATGACTATGTTTAACAATTTGGGCGTAGAATTAAAATTATTAGAAAAACATTTAAAATGA
- a CDS encoding DNA polymerase IV: MKKQMLHLDLDTFFVSCERLIDSRLQKRPLLVGGIGDRGVVAACSYETRRFGVHSGMSMKVARRLCPEAVVIRGDSSTYTKYSHLVTEIIKERVPVFEKASIDEFYADLSGMDKFFGSYKYASELRQEIIRETGLPISFGLSANKIVSKVATGEAKPNNQLRIDMGFEKSFLAPLSIRKIPSVGEKTYQILRNLGVDKVHVVQQMPLEMMISVLGANGKTIWKRANGIDNPSLIPFHERKSISTERTFTKDTIDVVKLRTTIFAMAENLAFQLRRADKLTACIAVKIRYSDFNTYTKQIKIPYTSADHILVPAVLELFDKLYQRRLLIRLVGVKFTHIVTGNYQINLFDDTENMLNLYNAMDTIRSKYGELSIQRAASMGAKTIGRFKNPFNGEPPVILAHRKH, from the coding sequence ATGAAAAAGCAAATGTTACATCTGGATTTAGACACCTTTTTTGTGTCCTGTGAACGCCTGATTGATAGCCGATTACAAAAGCGACCATTGTTAGTTGGCGGAATTGGTGATAGAGGTGTGGTAGCAGCTTGTAGCTATGAAACCAGACGTTTTGGTGTGCATTCCGGTATGTCCATGAAAGTAGCCAGACGCTTATGTCCGGAAGCGGTTGTTATTAGAGGCGATTCATCTACCTACACCAAATATTCACACCTGGTGACTGAAATTATTAAAGAGCGCGTGCCTGTTTTTGAAAAAGCAAGTATTGATGAATTTTATGCCGATTTAAGCGGAATGGATAAATTTTTTGGGAGTTATAAATATGCTTCAGAATTGCGCCAGGAAATTATAAGAGAAACCGGATTGCCTATTTCGTTTGGGTTATCAGCCAATAAAATTGTGTCCAAAGTGGCTACAGGTGAAGCCAAACCGAATAATCAATTACGGATTGATATGGGTTTTGAAAAATCGTTTTTAGCACCATTATCTATTCGGAAAATTCCGTCTGTTGGCGAAAAAACCTATCAGATTTTACGGAATTTGGGAGTGGATAAAGTGCATGTGGTTCAGCAAATGCCTTTGGAAATGATGATAAGTGTTTTGGGTGCCAACGGTAAAACTATTTGGAAGCGTGCCAATGGTATTGATAATCCATCATTAATTCCGTTTCATGAGCGTAAATCTATTTCTACCGAGCGCACGTTTACCAAAGATACCATTGATGTGGTAAAATTACGAACCACTATTTTTGCCATGGCGGAAAATCTAGCGTTTCAGTTACGAAGAGCCGATAAGTTAACAGCTTGTATTGCTGTTAAAATCAGGTATTCCGATTTTAATACCTATACCAAACAAATTAAAATTCCCTACACCAGTGCAGACCATATTCTTGTGCCTGCGGTTTTGGAACTATTTGATAAACTGTACCAACGGCGTTTATTAATCCGTTTGGTAGGCGTTAAGTTCACCCATATTGTTACAGGAAACTATCAAATTAATTTGTTTGATGATACCGAAAACATGCTTAATTTATATAACGCTATGGATACCATTCGGAGTAAATATGGCGAATTAAGTATTCAGCGCGCCGCGTCCATGGGTGCAAAAACCATTGGACGTTTTAAAAATCCATTTAATGGCGAACCACCCGTAATTTTAGCACACCGTAAACACTAA
- a CDS encoding DNA polymerase III subunit alpha: MYLNCHSYYSLRFGTFSEVDLLELAKANGVKHLTLTDINNTSACLNFIRKAKDYNIKPAVGIDFRNGAKQQFVGIAKNNDGFQELNTFLSEYAHQKKRLPDLSPKFENAFVIYPLEQVMQLEKTKFENFEFIGITINDLKKLPFTIYKDYEDKLVIQQQVTIRNKKDFNAHRLLRAIDNNTLLSKLSKTEECSEHDKMYPEADLAEIFQLFPFILENTKQLLNACSVEFNFGADRISQNQSLYLESEEADFNYLKKLCEQKIYRRYPYPSEKVRERLETELKTIKEMSFVSYFLINYDIVSYSKSQGYIHVGRGSGANSIVAYIIGITDVDPIELDLYFERFINPFRKSPPDFDIDFSWKERNDITEYIFKRFKNVALLAVYNTFKFRAVVRELGKVFGMPKEEIDKICTGRYQKPEFDEMGALVIKYGELIQGFPNYVSVHSCGILILDKPIHYYSATNMPPKGFPTVQFDMIIAEDAGIFKFDILGQRGLAKIKDTLEIIKYNRPEAPEIDITDVEKFKTDPKVNALLKNGKATGAYYVESPAMRGLMCKLQTQDYLGLVAASSIIRPGVSGSGMKQEFIKRQRHPERRKEANPILLKIMPETYGIMVYQEDVLKVANQFAGLTLGEADVLRRGMSGKFRSRAEFQAVEDKFIANCKTKGYTDALTLEVWEQIKSFAGYAFAKGHSASYAVESYQSLYLKCYYPLEFMVAVLNNGGGFYSTEHYIHETKMCQGIIKTPCINKSDHPNTIEGNTIYLGFGYLKNLESYTVKRILTERQLYGTFKSLDDFIDRVVISIEQLTILIRIGAFSFTEIPKSELLWNAIFKINSSKAKTPQKQLFKPNHKAFTLPTLNSSWIEDAYDQMELLGFPLCNYFDLINEPIQEHIKAKNMFQYRTKNVLLYGKLVNTRFHKGATGKLMRFCTFVDDEGCYFDTVHFHDTVEKYPIHGIGIYACYGKITEEFDFCSVEIIWTQKMALKPDPRLN; this comes from the coding sequence ATGTATCTTAATTGTCACTCATATTATTCCTTGCGTTTTGGCACATTTTCAGAAGTTGATCTTTTGGAATTGGCTAAAGCAAATGGCGTGAAACATTTAACGTTAACCGATATTAATAATACATCGGCTTGTTTAAATTTTATTCGAAAAGCGAAAGATTATAACATAAAACCCGCTGTAGGAATCGATTTTAGAAATGGCGCAAAACAACAATTTGTAGGAATTGCAAAAAACAATGACGGCTTTCAGGAACTGAATACTTTTTTATCGGAATACGCACATCAAAAAAAGCGGCTTCCAGACCTGTCCCCAAAATTTGAGAATGCGTTTGTAATTTACCCGTTGGAACAAGTTATGCAACTTGAGAAAACCAAATTTGAAAATTTTGAGTTTATAGGTATCACTATTAATGACCTTAAAAAGTTACCCTTTACAATTTATAAGGATTATGAAGATAAACTGGTTATTCAACAACAAGTGACTATTCGGAATAAAAAAGATTTTAATGCACACCGTTTGTTGCGCGCCATTGATAATAATACTTTGTTGAGTAAATTATCAAAAACAGAGGAATGTAGTGAGCATGATAAAATGTATCCCGAAGCGGATTTAGCAGAAATTTTTCAATTGTTTCCATTTATTTTAGAAAACACGAAGCAATTATTAAATGCGTGTTCTGTTGAATTTAATTTTGGAGCGGATAGAATTTCTCAAAATCAAAGTTTGTATTTAGAATCAGAAGAAGCCGATTTTAATTACTTAAAGAAACTCTGCGAGCAGAAAATTTACAGACGTTACCCATATCCTTCCGAAAAAGTACGAGAACGTTTAGAAACCGAACTCAAAACGATTAAGGAGATGAGTTTTGTATCCTATTTTCTTATCAATTACGATATTGTGAGCTATTCAAAAAGTCAAGGGTACATTCATGTAGGAAGGGGAAGTGGTGCCAATAGTATTGTAGCGTACATTATAGGAATTACCGATGTAGATCCCATAGAATTGGATTTGTATTTTGAACGGTTTATTAATCCATTCCGAAAATCGCCACCTGATTTTGATATCGATTTCTCGTGGAAAGAGCGCAATGATATTACCGAATATATTTTTAAACGCTTTAAAAATGTCGCGCTATTAGCTGTTTATAACACCTTTAAATTCCGAGCGGTTGTTCGAGAATTAGGAAAGGTTTTTGGCATGCCAAAAGAAGAAATAGATAAAATATGTACCGGTAGATATCAAAAACCAGAATTTGATGAAATGGGTGCTTTGGTCATTAAGTATGGCGAATTAATTCAGGGTTTTCCTAATTATGTTAGTGTACATTCCTGTGGGATTTTAATATTAGATAAACCTATTCATTATTATTCAGCAACCAATATGCCACCAAAAGGATTTCCTACTGTGCAATTTGATATGATTATTGCCGAAGATGCTGGGATTTTTAAATTCGATATTTTAGGACAACGTGGATTAGCAAAAATTAAAGACACGTTAGAAATTATTAAATATAACAGACCCGAAGCACCCGAAATTGATATCACAGATGTTGAAAAATTTAAAACAGATCCCAAAGTAAATGCGCTATTAAAAAACGGAAAAGCCACAGGTGCTTATTATGTAGAATCGCCAGCCATGAGAGGTTTAATGTGTAAACTCCAAACCCAAGATTATTTAGGATTGGTGGCAGCAAGCTCCATAATCAGACCTGGCGTTTCGGGTTCAGGGATGAAACAAGAATTTATTAAACGCCAAAGACATCCAGAACGTCGGAAAGAAGCCAATCCGATATTGTTAAAGATTATGCCAGAAACCTATGGCATTATGGTATATCAAGAAGATGTGCTAAAAGTGGCTAATCAATTTGCAGGCTTAACTTTAGGAGAAGCCGATGTGTTGCGGCGTGGTATGAGTGGTAAATTTAGGTCGAGAGCCGAATTTCAAGCGGTTGAAGATAAATTTATAGCCAATTGTAAAACTAAAGGCTATACAGATGCATTAACACTGGAAGTTTGGGAGCAAATAAAAAGTTTTGCAGGCTATGCATTTGCAAAAGGACATTCGGCTTCTTATGCCGTGGAAAGTTATCAGAGTTTGTATTTAAAATGTTATTATCCGTTGGAATTTATGGTGGCTGTTTTAAATAATGGCGGCGGATTTTATAGCACCGAACATTATATTCATGAAACAAAAATGTGTCAGGGCATTATAAAAACACCCTGTATTAATAAAAGTGACCATCCCAATACAATAGAAGGAAACACGATTTATTTAGGCTTTGGTTATCTTAAAAATTTAGAAAGTTATACGGTAAAACGGATTTTAACCGAACGGCAGTTGTATGGTACATTTAAATCGTTGGATGATTTTATTGATCGCGTGGTGATTAGTATTGAACAATTAACCATTTTAATTAGAATTGGTGCGTTTAGTTTTACAGAAATCCCCAAATCCGAATTGCTTTGGAATGCTATTTTTAAGATAAATTCTAGTAAAGCAAAAACACCTCAAAAACAATTATTCAAACCAAACCATAAAGCCTTTACCTTGCCAACACTTAATTCCAGTTGGATAGAAGATGCTTATGACCAAATGGAATTATTGGGTTTCCCTTTGTGCAATTATTTTGATTTGATAAACGAACCCATTCAGGAACACATTAAAGCCAAAAACATGTTTCAATACCGAACTAAAAACGTGCTGTTATATGGTAAGTTGGTAAATACACGATTTCATAAAGGTGCTACAGGAAAGCTCATGCGGTTTTGCACATTTGTAGATGATGAAGGGTGTTATTTTGATACCGTACACTTTCATGATACGGTAGAAAAATATCCCATTCATGGCATTGGAATATATGCGTGTTATGGGAAAATAACCGAAGAATTTGATTTTTGCAGTGTTGAAATTATTTGGACTCAAAAAATGGCATTAAAACCAGATCCACGGTTAAACTAA
- a CDS encoding GreA/GreB family elongation factor, which translates to MSRGFVKEDDQEDIPFVAPRADLPEGVTNYVTPNGMDELLVEKQAFADEKEHLNTTNEKERRIAINHINAKLQLLTNRITTAKIVDLAKQPQDEIRFGALITLKIGSAKTFQKYQIVGVDEADIAKGKISFISPIARLLTDKKVGEKAILKLVKEDRVFEIMDISYES; encoded by the coding sequence ATGAGTAGAGGATTTGTAAAAGAAGATGACCAAGAAGACATACCTTTTGTAGCACCACGAGCAGATTTGCCTGAAGGTGTAACAAACTACGTGACTCCAAATGGGATGGATGAATTATTGGTGGAAAAACAAGCCTTTGCGGATGAAAAAGAACACTTAAATACTACAAACGAAAAAGAAAGACGTATTGCCATAAACCATATAAACGCCAAATTGCAATTACTAACAAATAGAATAACCACTGCAAAAATTGTTGATTTAGCTAAACAACCGCAAGATGAAATTCGGTTTGGCGCATTAATTACCCTTAAAATTGGAAGTGCCAAAACGTTTCAAAAATATCAAATAGTTGGTGTGGATGAAGCCGATATTGCGAAAGGTAAAATTTCCTTCATCTCACCAATCGCGAGATTGTTAACGGATAAAAAGGTAGGCGAAAAAGCTATTTTAAAACTGGTCAAAGAGGATCGGGTTTTTGAAATCATGGATATTTCTTATGAAAGTTAA
- a CDS encoding tRNA-dihydrouridine synthase has protein sequence MAHTLLSSPLQGFTDFRFRNAFNQYFGGIDTFYAPYIKLNGKLKIKQSYQNDLLPENNATIEVIPQVMTNDPDEFLFVIKYVQSLGYKELNWNLGCPYPMVTKSGMGSGLICNPSRIDEVLHRAHNETDILVSMKMRMGYEHAEEILDAFPILDKYPLKNIAIHARIGKQLYKGPVDLDAFEKCISSTKHKLYYNGDITSVSAFKAMKKRFPSIDHFMIGRGLIADPFLPSMIKNDTTDYPENRWEIFSKFHDTIYQQYDEYLSGPTPIKMKMLGFWEFFSQSTSNPQKVYKAIKKASNPAKYRQAVDKILSTEMSIKNSRK, from the coding sequence ATGGCTCATACGCTTCTTTCATCACCTTTGCAGGGTTTTACAGATTTCAGGTTTCGCAATGCTTTCAATCAGTACTTCGGTGGTATTGATACGTTTTATGCGCCTTATATTAAGCTTAATGGCAAACTGAAAATTAAGCAATCTTATCAAAATGATTTATTACCAGAAAACAATGCGACTATAGAAGTTATTCCGCAAGTAATGACCAATGATCCAGATGAATTTTTATTTGTTATCAAATATGTTCAAAGTTTAGGTTACAAGGAGCTAAACTGGAATTTAGGTTGTCCTTATCCCATGGTTACCAAGTCTGGAATGGGTTCAGGTTTAATTTGTAACCCGTCACGAATTGACGAAGTTTTACACAGAGCGCATAATGAAACGGATATTTTAGTATCTATGAAAATGCGTATGGGCTATGAACATGCTGAAGAAATTTTAGATGCTTTTCCTATTTTAGACAAGTATCCGCTTAAGAACATTGCCATACATGCTAGAATTGGCAAGCAACTTTATAAAGGCCCTGTAGATTTAGATGCGTTTGAAAAATGCATTAGTAGCACCAAGCACAAATTGTATTACAATGGTGATATTACTAGTGTTTCTGCTTTTAAAGCCATGAAAAAACGCTTTCCGAGTATTGATCATTTTATGATTGGGCGCGGCCTAATTGCCGATCCGTTTTTACCAAGTATGATAAAAAATGACACCACAGACTATCCTGAAAATAGGTGGGAAATATTTTCTAAATTTCATGATACTATTTATCAGCAATACGATGAATACTTGTCTGGACCAACACCTATAAAAATGAAAATGCTCGGTTTTTGGGAATTCTTTTCGCAATCGACTTCCAATCCGCAAAAAGTATATAAAGCTATAAAAAAAGCTTCAAATCCAGCAAAATATAGACAAGCAGTTGATAAAATTTTAAGTACGGAAATGAGCATTAAAAATTCACGGAAATAG